From Actinoplanes oblitus, a single genomic window includes:
- a CDS encoding non-ribosomal peptide synthetase has protein sequence MTTDQQNTLDLIRRIRSLPPKRQRALLDLLRKQGVDVSALDGIPRFPRTDGVAPPLSYAQQRLWFLARLDGTSAHYNIPLALRLTGPLDRPALSRALAAVVRRHESLRTRLADRDGVPYQLIGDGEDFAVRSVALTGTARLAEIVQREAVTPFDLERDLPIRAQLLTLAEDDHVLQVTMHHSCSDGWSVGVFLRDLGALYEAFRDGRPDPLAPLPVQYADYAQWQREWLGDDVQARQVAYWQERLAGIDPTLTLPADRERPAVKTYEGRREFFSCPPELLTGLRELSERHGVTLYMTLLAAYAVVLHRYTGQSDVPVGTVVANRNRVETENLVGFFANTLVMRTDLTGDPAFSELLGRVRATALEAYDHQDVPFEAVVDALKLERSLAHAPVFQTMIVLQEAQTEQETRLGAATVSPVEFDFDVTKFDLTLDLRETLTGLAGAVEYNTALFDRETVLRFIAHWTELLAAVVRDPGVAVSRLPLASPAERRQVVEEWNDTARDFAGDRTLHELFEAAVARHPERVALVDADRSWTYAELNAWANRVAHTLRAHGVVPDQPVGLAMERSAEMVAGVYGILKAGGAYLPLEPSYPAARLAGLVESSGVAAVLVQPHLDAAPLAGAAHLLAVHRDGRITDRDGQPVAEERTDDPRAGAEPGGLAYVIHTSGSTGRPKGVMIEHRAAVNRIEWMQNEYRLTEDDVVLQKTPYSFDVSVWEFFWPLLSGARLAVAEPEAHRDPAALVAAINRFGVTTLHFVPSMLRSMVAEPGWSGCTTVRRVFASGEALPADLCAAHYARHRAPLHNLYGPTEAAVDVSHWTVPADQVPRVIPIGRPIQNIRLYVLNDALDPQGIGCVGQLHIAGAGLARGYLRQPELTRERFVPDPFGAGPDARLYRTGDLARWRADGTLEFLGRADDQVKLRGFRIELGEIEHRLAEHPMVRACAVVVREDQPGDQRLTGYVVPAGETTDALRDDLVRHLERTLPEYQVPSAFVLLDALPLTTHGKLDRKALPAPDIGAFVQSAYVAPATPTERILAELWADLLGFDAGRVGAGDNFFALGGHSLLITSLVARLAAAGLHATVWDVFSAPALSDLAALIDGAGTGGTEFQVPPNAIPAGCERITPEMLPLVQLNQEQIDAIVAGVPGGAPNLQDVYPLVPAQEGILFHHLVDPENDPYLMSALFVADDETAAATFTAAVQAVIDRHDVLRTAVVTAGLPEPVQVVHRSVELPVGRVRLDPARDAEEQARELLHHPAPMPVGRAPLFRLLIAEDAGSGRRYLLLAFHHLIEDATSLRLIMEELAAHVCDRAESLAPPAAYRDFVAHTRHQLATGDAEAYFRETLGDVAEPTTPFGLTDVRGDGRRTRKPRRSLDPALTERLRAEAKRLRLSPACLFHAACALVIGAAAGRDDVVFGTVMSGRLQGVPGVDRMLGNFINTLPLRVRLAGRTVRELIADVDTGLKELIAREQSSLSVAQRATGLDSDAPLFSAAVNFRHFEPRRGDAAQTSRVEERGIRWLASMDRTNYPMGISLDDLGTELSLTVQVEDRVEPEALLEYVETALGGIVSALAADDGTGTAALDVDVLPAAERRRQLAEWNGTGAGHPHDRCLAELFEEQVARRPGEVAVRHGDRTLTFAELNARANRVAHHLRRCGIGPDTLVGLCVDRSPELVIGMLGILKAGGAYVPIDPGYPEDRIHTLLQGAGVGVLLTRSDLPATLFEAVPEVVHLDTADFGDLPEHDLSRAETGLTPEHLAYAIFTSGSTGRPKGVLVEQRGVVRLLRNPDYFPPSDDTVFLHHSSISFDAGTQEVLTPLVAGGRLVLLDGDNKDVERLLDCVARTGVTTMLLSAAFLPAFAEAAEGRDLPLTYLAVVGEAFSARDVRRLFAAQPGLTVVNGYGPTENSIASTYHVIPRDLDENARIPIGRPVPRSTAYVTDSRLRLVPAGVAGELCVGGAGVARGYLDDPDLTAARFVPDPFGDEPGGRLYRTGDLARHLPDGTLEFLGRIDDQVKVRGFRVEPGEVESALQTHPAVHSAVVVPFASGETRSLAAYVRPTEEWLDTATAEQNTEHLEQWQKVFEDQYAEPAPAADATEGMNLAGWQSSYTGEPIPEPQMLEWIEGTVQRIADLRPKRLLEVGCGTGLLLFRYAESCTAVHALDISAAVLAEVRRGVERRGWSHVTLAHGDALSVQDLAGSTFDTVVLNSVVQYFPNRLYLEEVITRLLPLVADGGRILLGDIRNLDLFAEHLVAVERGRGGSRSTVASLAAQVQRRRRQETELLVSPTWFARLADRLPDVTGVDVLVKRGTGDNEMLAYRYDVVLTKGATRSAGPLPWRTATTAGELRDLLSDGAPDRFGVTGLTNPRIAEDVRVARGLTRWASTRQVDPLPAGTRLTATAAAEVAELEAVLAYAEELGYRVAATWSQDRPDGLDLVLGRGELPPVLARSPYRSAASANNPQIGRLIPPMVRTLKEHLATRLPDYLVPSAFVLLEELPVTPNGKVDKRALPAPDEADVATETYVPPRTETQRTLCRLMAGVLGLNRVGLRDTFFDLGGHSLLATRLTLRVKKELKAELPLQLILTGATVEEMAAVLAPAEPEPVPAAAQARPDEPAPLALQQRDLWFLRPSADDNVQLAIRVTGPLDRDAWTTAVRAVVGRHAILRTSYLVDGDEVRQRVNEDTAIEVPVLPVDDEAAVTEWLRAERARPFAPEDPFAIRVHLLALSGTDHVAVVTRPWGVFDGWSTGILLSDLGTAYQSAVHDGTGELPPLPLRYADFAREQRDTVGAAELDRQREYWSERLAGLPVLSLRTDYPRPPIRSYVGATVPVRVGAGLLDRLRALGQERGATLYMTLLSGFATLLGGITADREVLIGSPVTNRSRPELEELVGYFVNTVPMRLDISPELSFGALLGQVRQVSAEAQEHKDLPFRDLPGSPSCQVMFNLVPAAPAAASAEAGGIAVTPLAVESGTAKHDLNLSLQDTGDGLAGYLEYSGDLFGRRTATRLADAYAALLHAVAADPDGTLAELRDRVEGAR, from the coding sequence ATGACCACCGACCAGCAGAACACCCTGGACCTGATCCGGCGGATCCGGTCCCTGCCGCCGAAACGGCAGCGCGCGCTGCTCGATCTGCTGCGCAAGCAGGGCGTCGACGTCTCGGCGCTGGACGGGATCCCCCGGTTCCCGCGTACCGACGGGGTCGCGCCGCCGCTGTCCTACGCCCAGCAGCGCCTGTGGTTTCTGGCCCGGCTGGACGGGACGAGCGCGCACTACAACATCCCGCTGGCGCTGCGGCTGACCGGGCCGCTCGACCGGCCCGCGCTGAGCCGGGCGCTCGCCGCGGTGGTGCGGCGGCACGAGTCGCTGCGGACCCGGCTGGCCGACCGGGACGGGGTGCCGTACCAGCTGATCGGGGACGGCGAAGACTTCGCGGTGCGCTCGGTGGCGCTCACCGGCACCGCGCGGCTGGCCGAGATCGTCCAGCGGGAGGCGGTCACCCCGTTCGACCTGGAGCGGGACCTGCCGATCCGGGCGCAGCTGCTCACCCTGGCCGAGGACGACCACGTCCTGCAGGTGACGATGCACCACAGCTGCTCCGACGGCTGGTCGGTGGGGGTGTTCCTGCGGGACCTGGGCGCGCTCTACGAGGCGTTCCGGGACGGCCGCCCGGATCCGCTGGCGCCGCTGCCGGTGCAGTACGCCGACTACGCCCAGTGGCAGCGCGAGTGGCTGGGCGACGACGTCCAGGCCCGGCAGGTGGCGTACTGGCAGGAGCGGCTGGCCGGCATCGACCCCACGCTCACCCTGCCCGCCGACCGGGAGCGGCCGGCGGTCAAGACGTACGAGGGTCGCCGGGAGTTCTTCAGCTGCCCGCCGGAGCTGCTCACCGGCCTGCGCGAGCTCAGCGAACGGCACGGTGTCACGCTCTACATGACGCTGCTCGCCGCGTACGCCGTGGTGCTGCACCGCTACACCGGGCAGAGCGACGTCCCGGTCGGCACCGTCGTCGCCAACCGCAACCGGGTGGAGACCGAGAACCTGGTCGGCTTCTTCGCCAACACCCTGGTGATGCGCACCGACCTCACCGGCGACCCGGCGTTCAGCGAGCTGCTCGGCCGGGTGCGGGCCACCGCGCTGGAGGCGTACGACCACCAGGACGTGCCGTTCGAGGCGGTGGTGGACGCCCTGAAGCTGGAGCGCAGCCTGGCCCACGCGCCGGTCTTCCAGACCATGATCGTGCTCCAGGAGGCGCAGACCGAGCAGGAGACCCGGCTCGGCGCGGCCACCGTGTCACCTGTCGAGTTCGACTTCGACGTCACCAAGTTCGACCTGACCCTCGACCTGCGGGAGACCCTGACCGGCCTGGCCGGCGCGGTGGAGTACAACACCGCACTGTTCGACCGGGAGACCGTGCTGCGATTCATCGCGCACTGGACCGAGCTGCTCGCGGCGGTGGTCCGCGATCCCGGGGTCGCGGTGTCCCGGCTGCCGCTGGCCAGCCCGGCGGAGCGCCGCCAGGTCGTCGAGGAGTGGAACGACACCGCCCGGGACTTCGCCGGCGACCGGACCCTGCACGAGCTCTTCGAGGCCGCGGTGGCGCGGCACCCGGAGCGGGTCGCGCTGGTCGACGCCGATCGCTCCTGGACGTACGCCGAGCTGAACGCCTGGGCCAACCGCGTCGCGCACACGCTGCGCGCGCACGGGGTGGTACCGGACCAGCCGGTCGGCCTCGCCATGGAACGCTCCGCCGAGATGGTGGCCGGCGTCTACGGCATCCTCAAGGCGGGCGGCGCCTACCTGCCGCTGGAGCCGTCGTACCCGGCGGCCCGGCTGGCTGGGCTGGTCGAGTCCTCCGGCGTCGCCGCGGTCCTGGTCCAGCCGCACCTGGACGCCGCACCGCTGGCCGGCGCCGCGCACCTGCTCGCGGTGCACCGGGACGGGCGGATCACCGACCGGGACGGGCAGCCGGTCGCCGAGGAACGGACCGACGACCCGCGAGCCGGCGCCGAACCCGGCGGACTGGCGTACGTCATCCACACCTCCGGCTCGACCGGGCGGCCCAAGGGCGTCATGATCGAGCACCGGGCGGCGGTCAACCGCATCGAGTGGATGCAGAACGAGTACCGGCTCACCGAGGACGACGTCGTCCTGCAGAAGACGCCGTACAGCTTCGACGTCTCGGTCTGGGAGTTCTTCTGGCCGCTGCTGTCCGGCGCGCGCCTGGCCGTCGCCGAGCCGGAGGCGCACCGGGACCCGGCCGCGCTGGTCGCCGCGATCAACCGGTTCGGTGTCACCACCCTGCACTTCGTACCGTCGATGCTGCGCTCGATGGTGGCCGAGCCCGGCTGGTCCGGCTGCACCACGGTCCGGCGGGTGTTCGCCAGCGGCGAGGCGCTGCCGGCCGACCTGTGCGCCGCGCACTACGCCCGGCACCGGGCGCCGCTGCACAACCTCTACGGACCCACCGAGGCGGCGGTCGACGTCAGCCACTGGACCGTGCCGGCGGACCAGGTGCCGCGGGTCATCCCGATCGGCCGGCCGATCCAGAACATCCGGCTGTACGTGCTGAACGACGCGCTGGACCCGCAGGGCATCGGCTGCGTCGGCCAGCTGCACATCGCCGGTGCCGGCCTGGCCCGCGGCTATCTGCGGCAGCCGGAGCTGACCCGGGAGCGCTTCGTGCCCGACCCGTTCGGCGCCGGCCCGGACGCCCGGCTGTACCGCACCGGCGACCTCGCGCGGTGGCGGGCCGACGGCACCCTGGAGTTCCTCGGCCGCGCCGACGACCAGGTCAAGCTGCGCGGGTTCCGGATCGAGCTGGGCGAGATCGAGCACCGGCTGGCCGAGCACCCGATGGTGCGCGCCTGCGCCGTCGTCGTCCGCGAGGACCAGCCCGGCGACCAGCGGCTGACCGGCTACGTGGTGCCGGCGGGGGAGACCACCGACGCGCTGCGCGACGACCTCGTCCGGCATCTGGAGCGGACCCTGCCCGAGTACCAGGTGCCCAGCGCCTTCGTGCTGCTCGACGCGCTGCCGCTGACCACCCACGGCAAGCTGGACCGCAAGGCCCTGCCGGCGCCGGACATCGGCGCGTTCGTGCAGAGCGCCTACGTCGCCCCGGCGACGCCCACCGAGCGGATCCTCGCCGAGCTCTGGGCCGACCTGCTCGGTTTCGACGCCGGCCGGGTCGGCGCCGGCGACAACTTCTTCGCGCTCGGCGGGCACTCGCTGCTGATCACCTCCCTGGTGGCCCGGCTGGCCGCGGCCGGCCTGCACGCCACCGTCTGGGATGTCTTCAGCGCGCCCGCCCTGTCCGACCTCGCCGCCCTGATCGACGGGGCCGGGACCGGCGGCACGGAGTTCCAGGTGCCGCCGAACGCCATCCCGGCCGGCTGCGAGCGGATCACCCCGGAGATGCTGCCCCTGGTCCAGCTGAACCAGGAGCAGATCGACGCGATCGTGGCCGGTGTCCCCGGCGGGGCGCCGAACCTCCAGGACGTCTATCCGCTGGTGCCGGCCCAGGAGGGGATCCTCTTCCACCACCTGGTGGATCCGGAGAACGACCCGTACCTGATGTCCGCGCTCTTCGTGGCCGACGACGAGACGGCGGCCGCCACGTTCACCGCGGCGGTGCAGGCGGTGATCGACCGGCACGACGTGCTGCGGACCGCCGTGGTCACCGCCGGGCTGCCGGAGCCGGTGCAGGTCGTCCACCGCTCCGTCGAGCTGCCGGTCGGGCGGGTCCGGCTCGATCCCGCCCGGGACGCCGAGGAGCAGGCCCGCGAGCTGCTGCACCACCCCGCGCCGATGCCGGTCGGCCGGGCGCCGCTGTTCCGGCTGCTGATCGCCGAGGACGCCGGGTCCGGCCGCCGCTACCTGCTGCTGGCCTTCCACCACCTGATCGAGGACGCCACCTCGCTGCGGCTGATCATGGAGGAGCTGGCCGCGCACGTCTGCGACCGCGCGGAGTCGCTGGCGCCGCCGGCCGCGTACCGGGACTTCGTCGCGCACACCCGGCACCAGCTCGCCACCGGCGACGCGGAGGCGTACTTCCGGGAGACGCTGGGCGACGTGGCCGAGCCGACCACGCCGTTCGGCCTGACCGACGTGCGGGGGGACGGGCGGCGTACCCGCAAACCGCGCCGCTCCCTGGACCCGGCGCTCACCGAGCGGCTGCGGGCCGAGGCGAAGCGGCTGCGGCTGAGCCCGGCCTGCCTGTTCCACGCCGCCTGCGCGCTGGTCATCGGCGCCGCCGCGGGGCGCGACGACGTCGTCTTCGGCACCGTCATGTCCGGCCGCCTGCAGGGCGTGCCGGGCGTCGACCGGATGCTCGGCAACTTCATCAACACGCTCCCGCTGCGGGTCCGGCTGGCCGGCCGGACCGTCCGGGAGCTGATCGCGGACGTCGACACCGGGCTGAAGGAACTCATCGCCCGGGAGCAGAGCTCGCTCAGCGTGGCGCAGCGCGCCACCGGCCTGGACAGCGACGCTCCGCTGTTCAGCGCCGCGGTGAACTTCCGGCACTTCGAGCCCCGGCGCGGTGACGCGGCGCAGACCTCCCGGGTCGAGGAGCGCGGCATCCGCTGGCTGGCGTCGATGGACCGCACCAACTACCCGATGGGCATCTCGCTCGACGATCTCGGCACCGAGCTGTCGCTGACCGTCCAGGTCGAGGACCGGGTCGAACCCGAGGCGCTGCTGGAGTACGTGGAGACCGCCCTCGGCGGCATCGTCAGCGCGCTGGCCGCCGACGACGGCACCGGCACCGCGGCCCTCGACGTCGACGTGCTGCCCGCCGCCGAGCGCCGGCGGCAGCTCGCCGAGTGGAACGGCACCGGCGCCGGGCACCCGCACGACCGCTGCCTCGCCGAGCTCTTCGAGGAGCAGGTGGCCCGGCGGCCCGGCGAGGTCGCCGTGCGGCACGGCGACCGGACGCTGACCTTCGCCGAGCTCAACGCCCGGGCCAACCGGGTCGCGCATCACCTGCGCCGCTGCGGGATCGGCCCGGACACCCTGGTCGGCCTCTGCGTCGACCGGTCACCCGAGCTGGTGATCGGCATGCTCGGGATCCTCAAGGCCGGCGGCGCGTACGTGCCGATCGACCCCGGGTACCCGGAGGACCGGATCCACACCCTGCTCCAGGGCGCCGGGGTGGGCGTGCTGCTCACCCGCTCGGACCTGCCGGCCACGCTGTTCGAGGCGGTGCCGGAGGTGGTCCACCTGGACACCGCCGACTTCGGCGACCTGCCCGAACACGACCTGTCCCGGGCGGAGACCGGACTGACCCCGGAGCACCTCGCCTACGCCATCTTCACCTCCGGCTCGACCGGCCGCCCCAAGGGCGTCCTGGTGGAGCAGCGCGGCGTGGTCCGGCTGCTGCGCAACCCGGACTACTTCCCGCCGAGCGACGACACCGTGTTCCTGCACCACTCGTCGATCTCGTTCGACGCCGGCACCCAGGAGGTGCTGACACCGCTGGTGGCGGGCGGCCGGCTGGTCCTGCTCGACGGCGACAACAAGGACGTGGAGCGGCTGCTGGACTGCGTGGCGCGGACCGGGGTGACCACGATGCTGCTGTCGGCGGCGTTCCTGCCCGCCTTCGCCGAGGCGGCCGAGGGCCGTGACCTGCCGCTCACCTACCTGGCGGTGGTGGGCGAGGCGTTCTCGGCGCGCGACGTGCGCCGGCTCTTCGCGGCCCAGCCCGGCCTCACCGTGGTGAACGGGTACGGCCCGACGGAGAACAGCATCGCGTCGACGTACCACGTCATCCCGCGCGACCTGGACGAGAACGCCCGGATCCCGATCGGCCGGCCGGTGCCGCGGTCCACCGCGTACGTCACCGACAGCCGGCTGCGGCTGGTGCCGGCCGGGGTGGCCGGCGAACTCTGCGTGGGTGGCGCCGGGGTGGCCCGAGGCTACCTCGACGACCCCGACCTGACCGCCGCCCGGTTCGTCCCCGACCCGTTCGGCGACGAACCGGGCGGCCGCCTCTACCGCACCGGCGACCTGGCCCGCCACCTGCCGGACGGCACCCTGGAGTTCCTCGGCCGGATCGACGACCAGGTCAAGGTGCGCGGTTTCCGGGTCGAGCCGGGCGAGGTGGAGAGCGCGCTGCAGACCCACCCCGCGGTGCACAGCGCCGTCGTGGTCCCGTTCGCCTCCGGGGAGACCCGGTCGCTCGCGGCCTACGTGCGCCCGACCGAGGAGTGGCTGGACACCGCCACCGCCGAGCAGAACACCGAGCACCTGGAGCAGTGGCAGAAGGTCTTCGAGGACCAGTACGCCGAGCCGGCGCCGGCCGCCGACGCCACCGAGGGGATGAACCTGGCCGGCTGGCAGAGCAGCTACACCGGCGAGCCGATCCCGGAACCGCAGATGCTGGAGTGGATCGAGGGCACCGTCCAGCGGATCGCCGACCTGCGACCGAAGCGGTTGCTGGAGGTCGGCTGCGGCACCGGTCTGCTGCTCTTCCGGTACGCGGAGAGTTGCACCGCCGTGCACGCCCTGGACATCTCGGCGGCCGTGCTGGCCGAGGTGCGCCGCGGGGTGGAACGCCGCGGCTGGTCGCACGTCACCCTGGCGCACGGCGACGCGCTGTCCGTACAGGACCTGGCCGGTTCGACCTTCGACACGGTGGTGCTGAACTCGGTCGTCCAGTACTTCCCGAACCGCCTCTACCTGGAGGAGGTCATCACCCGGCTGCTGCCGCTGGTCGCCGACGGCGGCCGCATCCTGCTCGGCGACATCCGCAACCTGGACCTGTTCGCCGAGCACCTGGTGGCCGTCGAGCGCGGCCGGGGCGGCAGCCGCAGCACCGTCGCCTCGCTGGCCGCGCAGGTGCAGCGCCGCCGCCGGCAGGAGACCGAGCTGCTGGTCAGCCCCACCTGGTTCGCCCGGCTCGCGGACCGCCTGCCGGACGTGACCGGCGTCGACGTGCTGGTCAAGCGCGGGACCGGTGACAACGAGATGCTGGCCTACCGGTACGACGTGGTGCTCACCAAGGGCGCCACCCGCTCCGCCGGCCCGCTGCCGTGGCGAACCGCCACCACCGCCGGGGAGCTGCGGGACCTGCTCAGCGACGGCGCCCCGGACCGGTTCGGGGTGACCGGCCTGACCAACCCCCGGATCGCCGAGGACGTCCGGGTGGCGCGGGGGCTGACCCGCTGGGCGTCCACCCGGCAGGTCGACCCGCTGCCCGCCGGCACCCGGCTGACCGCGACCGCGGCCGCCGAGGTGGCGGAACTGGAGGCGGTCCTGGCGTATGCCGAGGAACTCGGCTACCGGGTGGCCGCCACCTGGTCGCAGGACCGGCCGGACGGCCTGGACCTGGTCCTGGGCCGCGGCGAGCTGCCCCCGGTGCTGGCCCGCTCGCCGTACCGGAGCGCGGCGTCGGCGAACAACCCGCAGATCGGCCGGCTGATCCCGCCGATGGTCCGGACGCTCAAGGAGCATCTCGCCACCCGGCTGCCGGACTACCTGGTCCCCAGTGCGTTCGTGCTGCTCGAAGAGCTGCCGGTGACGCCGAACGGCAAGGTGGACAAGCGGGCCCTGCCGGCGCCGGACGAGGCCGACGTGGCCACGGAGACCTACGTGCCGCCGCGCACCGAGACGCAGCGGACGCTGTGCCGGCTGATGGCGGGCGTGCTCGGCCTCAACCGGGTCGGCCTGCGGGACACCTTCTTCGATCTCGGCGGGCACTCGCTGCTCGCCACCCGGCTGACCCTGCGGGTGAAGAAGGAGCTGAAGGCCGAACTGCCGCTCCAGCTGATCCTCACCGGGGCCACCGTCGAGGAGATGGCCGCCGTGCTGGCGCCCGCGGAGCCGGAGCCGGTGCCGGCCGCCGCCCAGGCGCGCCCGGACGAACCCGCGCCGCTCGCCCTGCAGCAGCGCGACCTCTGGTTCCTGCGGCCATCGGCCGACGACAACGTCCAGCTCGCGATCCGGGTCACCGGCCCGCTGGACCGCGACGCGTGGACCACCGCGGTGCGGGCCGTCGTCGGGCGGCACGCCATCCTGCGCACGAGCTACCTGGTCGACGGCGACGAGGTGCGGCAACGGGTGAACGAGGACACCGCTATCGAGGTGCCGGTCCTGCCGGTCGACGACGAGGCCGCGGTCACCGAGTGGCTGCGCGCCGAGCGGGCGCGGCCGTTCGCCCCGGAGGACCCGTTCGCGATCCGGGTCCACCTGCTGGCCCTGTCCGGCACCGACCACGTCGCCGTGGTGACCCGGCCGTGGGGTGTCTTCGACGGCTGGTCGACCGGCATCCTGCTGAGCGACCTGGGCACCGCCTACCAGTCGGCGGTGCACGACGGCACCGGCGAGCTGCCGCCGCTGCCGCTGCGGTACGCCGACTTCGCCCGCGAGCAGCGGGACACCGTCGGCGCGGCGGAGCTGGACCGCCAGCGGGAGTACTGGAGCGAGCGGCTGGCCGGGCTGCCGGTGCTGTCGCTGCGCACCGACTACCCGCGGCCGCCGATCCGGTCGTACGTGGGCGCGACGGTCCCGGTCCGGGTCGGCGCGGGCCTGCTCGACCGGCTCCGGGCGCTGGGTCAGGAGCGTGGCGCCACGCTCTACATGACCCTGCTGTCCGGGTTCGCGACGCTGCTCGGCGGGATCACCGCGGACCGCGAGGTGCTGATCGGCTCGCCGGTCACCAACCGGAGCCGCCCCGAGCTGGAGGAGCTGGTCGGCTACTTCGTGAACACCGTGCCGATGCGCCTGGACATCAGCCCGGAGCTGTCGTTCGGGGCGTTGCTCGGCCAGGTGCGGCAGGTCAGCGCCGAGGCGCAGGAGCACAAGGACCTGCCGTTCCGGGACCTCCCCGGATCGCCGTCCTGCCAGGTCATGTTCAACCTGGTCCCGGCGGCCCCGGCGGCGGCGTCCGCCGAGGCGGGCGGCATCGCGGTGACCCCGCTGGCGGTCGAGTCCGGCACCGCCAAGCACGACCTCAACCTGTCGCTGCAGGACACCGGCGACGGGCTGGCCGGCTATCTGGAGTACAGCGGCGACCTGTTCGGGCGGCGCACCGCCACGCGGCTGGCGGACGCCTACGCGGCGCTGCTGCACGCGGTGGCCGCCGACCCGGACGGGACGCTGGCCGAGCTGCGCGACCGAGTGGAGGGCGCCCGGTGA